A window from Erythrolamprus reginae isolate rEryReg1 chromosome 11, rEryReg1.hap1, whole genome shotgun sequence encodes these proteins:
- the LOC139173853 gene encoding membrane-spanning 4-domains subfamily A member 4A-like: protein MDSSLNLGPTAQTDLPGPVKKFFRGEPLALGITQIFIGITGIILGILLNVTDDFLFLYIIIQTPYWSGILYIISGSVAVAAARNPKIPLVKGTLAMNVISAVTAGIGIIVLSITIGDSVYRFMYFCDHPGNEHFEDCLETTHLMEGILAILLVFTIVEFFIAISLSSFGCKMLCRNTFTETVVVIYQNETPAGTEHLSIDCTQPEFP from the exons ATGGATTCTAGTCTAAACCTGGGCCCTACCGCTCAGACTGATCTTCCAGGCCCAGTGAAGAAGTTTTTTCGGGGTGAACCTCTCGCTCTGGGG aTCACACAGATATTCATAGGAATCACAGGAATTATTTTGGGGATCCTGCTCAATGTAACGGATGATTTTCTCTTTTTGTATATTATTATACAGACGCCTTATTGGAGTGGAATCTTG taTATCATCTCTGGATCCGTAGCTGTGGCAGCTGCTCGGAATCCCAAGATCCCGCTG GTGAAAGGCACGCTGGCAATGAATGTGATAAGTGCTGTAACAGCTGGTATTGGTATCATAGTCTTGAGTATCACAATCGGGGATTCTGTATATCGTTTCATGTACTTCTGCGATCATCCCGGAAATGAACATTTTGAAGATTGTCTTGAAACTACT CATTTAATGGAAGGAATTTTGGCTATTCTCCTTGTGTTCACCATCGTGGAATTTTTCATCGCCATCTCTCTCTCGTCTTTTGGCTGCAAGATGCTTTGCCGAAATACCTTCACAGAAACG GTTGTGGTCATTTATCAGAATGAGACTCCTGCCGGCACTGAACATCTATCCATTGACTGCACACAGCCAGAATTCCCATGA